The Variovorax sp. S12S4 genome includes the window CCGCATCCAGCGCACCCTGGTGCGGCTTCTGCGCCATGGCGGCGCCAGCGAACAGCGCGCAAGCCAGTACTGCGCCCTGGCAGGCAGTGCGCAATGGCGCGGGTTTGGTGAAGTGATTGCGCTTGTGAAGACGAGTCATGGAATCCGTTCTGTTGTTCGTTCGAAGTTGGACGAAGGAAAGCCCGCTGGCGCGGGCTCCCTCAGGCTATCACCCGCTTTCCGCGCGGGTCAAGCGAACAAAACACGGACGGACCGGATTTCGCGGCCTAGCAGCAGCGGCCCTTGCCTCCGCCGTAGCGCGCTTCGAGACGCTCGCGGAAGAAGGCCTCGTAGCTCATCGGCGGCTGGTCCGGATGCGTGGCCGACATGTGGGTCAGGTAGGCGTCGTAGTCCGGCAGCCCGACCATGAGCCGCAGCGACTGCTTGAGCGAGCGGGCAAAGTAGCGCCCGGCTTCCGGCAATGCAAGGGCCATGGCTGTGCTCAGCGCGCGGCCGATGCGGCCATCGGTTCGAAAGGCGTTTCTTGCGCGGTCGGCCGGCTGGCCGCGCGCGCGGCAAGGCAAGCCTTGATGCTGTACACCAGCACGCTCAGCACCACGAACATGAACAGCGCGCACAGCGCGGCGTCGAGCCGGTCGTTGAAGACGATGCGCGACATGGCCTCAGGCGTCTTCGCGGGCGCCACCAGCACGCCGTTGGCCAGGCCTTCGGTGTACTTGGCCGCGTGCGAGAGAAAGCCGATCTTCGGGTCGGGCGAGAAGATCTTCTGCCAGCCGGCCGTGAGCGTGCAGGCCAGCAGCCATGCGGCCGGCGCAATGGCCACCCACGCATAGCGCTCGCGCTTCATGCGGAACAGCACCACCACGCCGAGCAGCAGCGCCACCGCGGCCAGCATCTGGTTGGAGATGCCGAAGAGCGGCCACAGCGTGTTGATGCCGCCCAGCGGATCGACCACACCCTGGTAGAGAAAGTAGCCCCAGGCCGCCACGCACAGCGCCGTGGCAAACAGGTTGGCCGGCAGCGAATCGGTGCGCTTGAGCGCGGGCACGAAGCTGCCCAGCAGGTCTTGCAGCATGAAGCGGCCCGCGCGGGTGCCGGCGTCCACGGCCGTGAGGATGAACAGCGCCTCGAACAGAATTGCGAAGTGGTACCAGAAGGCCATCATGGCCTGCCCGCCGATCACCTGGTGAAGGATGTGGGCCATGCCCACGGCCAGCGTCGGCGCACCGCCCGCACGGCCGAGGATGGTGGTTTCGCCCACGTCCTTGGCGGTTTGCAACAGCATCTCGGGTGTGACCACGAAGCCCCAGCTCGAAATGGTTTGCGCCGCCTGCTGCGCAGTGCTGCCCACCAGCGCGGCCGGGCTGTTCATTGCGAAGTAGATGCCCGGCTCGATGCACGAAGCCGCCACCAGCGCCATCACCGCCACGAACGATTCGGCCAGCATGCCGCCGTAGCCGATGAAGCGCGCATGGCGCTCGTTGTCGAGCATCTTGGGCGTGGTGCCCGAAGAGATCAGCGCGTGGAAGCCAGACACCGCGCCGCACGCGATGGTGATGAACAAAAACGGGAACAGGCTGCCCGACCACACCGGACCGTTGCCCTGCGCAAACTGCGTGACGGCCGGCATCTGCAGCGTGGGCATGACAAACACGATGCCGATGGCCAGCGCGATGATGGTGCCGATCTTCAAGAAGGTCGACAGGTAATCGCGCGGCGCCAGCAGCAACCACACCGGCAGGCTGGCGGCCACGAAGCCGTAGCCCACGAGCATCCACGTGAGCGCCTTGCCGTCGAAGGTGAAGAGCGGTGCCCATTCAGGGTTCTGGCTTACGGCCTGCCCGCCGAAGATGGCAAGCATCAGCAGCACGAAGCCGATCAGCGACACCTCGCCGATGCGCCCCGGGCGAATGAAGCGCAGGTACACGCCCATGAACAGCGCCACCGGAATGGTGGCCGCCACCGTGAAGGTGCCCCACGGCGATTCGGCCAGTGCCTTCACCACGATCAGCGCCAGCACCGCGAGGATGATGATCATGATCATGAAGGTGCCGAAGAGCGCGATCATCCCGGGCACCACGCCCATCTCCTGCTTGACCAGGTCGCCGAGCGAGCGGCCGTCGCGCCGCGTGGAGATGAACAGGATGATGAAGTCTTGCACCGCGCCCGCGAACACCACGCCCGCCAGCACCCACAAGAGGCCCGGCAGGTAGCCCATCTGCGCCGCGAGCACCGGGCCCACCAGCGGCCCCGCACCGGCAATGGCCGCAAAGTGGTGGCCGAACAGCACGTTCTTGTCGGTGGGCACGTAGTCGAGCCCGTCGTTGTGGCGGTGCGCCGGCGTCTTGCGGTTGCCGTCAAGCACCAGCACCTTCTCGGCGATGAACAGGCTGTAATAGCGGTAGGCGATCAGGTAGGTGCAGATCGCGGCGGTCACCACCCAGAGGGCGTTGACGCTTTCGCCGCGCGTCAGGGCGACGGTGCCCAGCGCAAAAGCGCCGAGCACGGCCACGGCTAGCCACACCAGGTGGCGGCGGATGCTGTGCATGGGAATGTCTCCTGGAATTGAACCCGGGAGTGTTCCGCGTCGGCCCCGAGCCCGCATCCGTCGCACCGCGCGGGCTAGGTGCGTGGCTTTGCGTAATGGAAAACCCGGAGCCGAGCCCGAAGGCCGGCCCGAATTCAGAGCCGACGAACCTGCACCGGCTGGCGCGACCAGTACACGCCGTCGAGCCGGTCGAGCCGCACTTCGCCGCCGGTGGACGGCGCATGCACGAACTGCCCTGCGCCCACGTAAATGCCCGCATGCGAGGGCGTGGATGCACCGAAGAGCACCAGGTCGCCCGATCGGATGTCGGACGCCGCCACCGGCCGGCCGAACCCGGCCAAACGGGCCACCGTGCGCGGCATGGCCTGGCCGGCGCTGTTCTTGTACACGTAGCCGATGAGGCCGCTGCAATCGAACCCACCCTCGGGCGTGTTGCCGCCATAGCGGTACGGCGTGCCGACCAGGCCGAGCGCATGGATCGCGACGCCGTTCGATTGCTCGGCCGTCAGGGGCGTGGTGCTGTAGGTGCCTGTCGAAGGGGGCATGCGCGGGCTTGCACAGCCCAGCGCCAGGAGGCAGGCGCCAATGGGAAGCAGACGAAGCAGCCGTAGGAGCAGCGGCATGCGGGAAGGTGGCCTGGGTGCGAGTGCGTCTTGCAAGTCTTGCATGTGGAATGGCGGGTCTTGTGGACGTGGCCAGACTCTAACGCGCCCAGCCCGCGGACCGCCGACCCCACCCGCCTACCGCGGCGCCGCTTTGCCTAGAAGCTCAACGTCGCCGCGCCCCGCTTGATCAGCTCGTGCATCACGCTGGAGCCGGCGATGACCACGCCTTCGAGCAGGCTCTCCTGCGTGTAGCCGCGGCTCTTCACGCAGGGCGTGCAGGCCCAGAGCGTGCCGCCTCGCGAAAGAAAGTCGCGCAGCATGTCGGCCAGCGGTTCCAATGGCTTGACGTGCGTCATGTCGGATGCGCCGCGCCGCACGAGATCGACACCCGCGCTGGTGAGAAAAATGGAGACCTTCAGCCCCGAGGTCATGCCGCCCAGGGCAATGACCAGTCCGACGGAGGACAATTCATGGTCGATGCCATGCGTGATTACAACGACCAGATCGCGTGTCTCGGTGTTCATAGTGGTCTCCATTGAATGAGTGGAGCCAGCGTACGCTTCATGCCGGAGGCAGGCCATGACCAAAATGCCGGAAGTCTTGACCCAAACATCGCCGGGTCGTTCGGGGGACATGCTGTCGGATTTGCTCGAAAGCATGCACGTCACAGGCATGGTGCTGTTCCGTGCCGAGTTCCGCGAGCCCTGGTGCGTGACGAGCGTCGATTCGGGCCAGATGGCCGCGATGCTCGCGCTCGGCTCGAGCCGCGTGATTCCCTTTCACATCATCGGCTCCGGCGGCTGCCGGATCGAGCTGCCCGAGCGCGAACCCATGCGGCTGAACAGCGGCGATGCCGTGCTGCTGCCGTATGGCGGCGTTCACCGCCTGAGCGGCGGCGACGCCACGGCGCCGGTACACATCGGCCAGTTGCTGCCGCAGCCTCCGTGGGCCGGCATGCCGCTGGTGGAGCATGGCGGAGCCGGCGGCGCCACCAGCGTCATCTGCGGATTCATACGCTGCGACGAGCTGCTGTTTCACCCCGTGCTGCGGCACCTGCCCGACGTGCTGCACATCACGCCGGACACCACGCCGGCCGACCACTGGCTGGCCACCACCATCCGCCATACCGTGACCGAGGCCAGCAAGCCGCAGCCCGGATGGCGCAGCATGCTGCCGCGACTCACCGAGTTGATGTTCGTGGAAATCCTGCGCAAGCACATGCAGGGCCTCTCGGCCGACGAGGTGGGCTGGTTCGCGGCGTACAACGATGCCGTGGTCGGCTCGGCCCTGAAGCTGCTGCACGCAGCGCCGCTGGAAGACTGGAACCTGGAGAGCCTGGCCCGCGGCGTAGGCGTGTCGCGCACCGTGCTGAGCGAACGGTTCAATCACTTTCTCGACCAGCCGCCGATGCAATACCTGGCGCACTGGCGCCTGCAGCTGGCCGCCAAGCACTTGAAGAGCAGCGAGCTGCCGATCAAGATCATTGCCGACCACGCAAGGTACGAGTCGGAGGCGGCTTTCAGCCGGGCGTTCAAGCGGCGCTTCGGCGTGCCGCCTGGGGACTGGCGGCGAAGGCAGGCGCAGGGGCTGGGTTGATCGAGCGATGAACGGCGCCATGGCATCTATTTGCAAAGAGTCTGCATGAAATCAGCAGGGTTGAAGGGCACTGTCTCCATCGAGCTCGTGCACGAGGCACTGCACGCCGCGGCGCTCAGGAACATGGACATAACCAGCGTGCTCGAAAGCGCAAAGCTGGATCGCGATCTGCTGAATGCACCCCGTGCGCGCATCTCCGCTGCCGCCTACTCGCGCATGTGGGTGGCGCTCGCCGACCTGATGGACGACGAGTTCTTCGGCCTCGACAGCCACGGGCTTCGCCGCGGAAGCTATGCGCTCATGACGCGCGCAGCGGTCAGCTCCAACAACCTGGAGCACGCGCTGCGCCGCATCCTCCGATTTCTTCACGCCACATTGGACGACTTTCACGGCGAGCTGGTCCGCTCGGCGGACGAGGCCCGCGTCGTCTTGCATGACGGCGGCGTGCTACGCCGGCTGTTCGGCTACGGCACCTGGTTCATCCTCGTTCACGGCCTGGCATGCTGGCTCGTTCACAGGCGCATTCCCTTGCGCGAGATGCAGTTCCGGTGCCCGCCTCCCGGCGACGACAGCCACTACCGCACGCGGTTCTGCGAGAACGTGAAGTTCAACGGCGAGACCACGCACATCACGTTCGCAAGCGATCTGCTGGATTTGAAGATCGCGGAATCTCCAGACACGGTCGACAATTTCTTGCGCGCGGCGCCGGCCAACCTGCTGGTCAAGTACCGCAATGACGCGAGCACCAGCGCGCAGGTTCGCAACAGGTTGCGCAGCCAGTTGCCCGATGCCTGGCCGGAGCTGGAGAAGCTGGCGCAGGAACTCTGCGTTTCCGGCACCACCCTCCAGCGCCGCCTGCAGCAAGAGGGCGTGAACTACCAGCGTGTGAAGGACGACCTTCGGCGGGACATTGCCATCGATCTGCTGTCGAGCGCGACCTTGACGGTGGCTGAAGTCGCAGCCCGGACGGGGTTCCAGGAGACAAGCGCTTTTCATCGCGCGTTCAAGAAATGGACGGGTGTCAGCCCCGGCGCGTATCGCTCCTCCCGCCCCGGGCGGGAATAGGCGCTCCCCAGGAAGAGCTTCGCATGCCCAAAGGCCCCGATCCAATCGAGGCGTTCGGGCATGGGCTTCGGTTGCTTGCAGAACTAACCTCCGCTCGCACCCGCAGCTTGCGTGTGCCAAGCGCTTGTTGAAAGCAAGGAACCCTGGAATGAACCGAATGATGGCACCGCCGCTCGGCGCAGAAACGCTGCGAGCGGCAGTCGATTGGGCAATTGCCACCCGGCGCAGCGTGAGAGCGTATTTGCCGAGGCCTGTGCCACGGGAAGAAATCGAAGCGATCCTCTCGACCGCGCGCTACAGCGCTTCGGGCATGAACATGCAACCCTGGCATGTGCATGTGCTGACCGGGCCTGCGAAGACAAGCCTGTGCGCAGCCATTGCGGCGCTCGACGACGATCCCCGGCTATCGGGCGAGCTGCTGGAGCCTTACGACTACTACCCGCGGGAATGGTTCTCCCCCTATCTCGAGCGGCGCCGCAAGGTCGGATGGGATCTGTACGGCCTGCTTGGCATTGCCAAGGGCGACAAGCAGCGCATGCACCTGCAGCACGGGCGCAACTATCGGTTCTTCGATGCGCCCGTGGGCCTGTTCTTCACCGTCGACCGCTCGCTCCAGGAAGGAAGCCTGCTGGA containing:
- a CDS encoding YbdD/YjiX family protein, which codes for MALALPEAGRYFARSLKQSLRLMVGLPDYDAYLTHMSATHPDQPPMSYEAFFRERLEARYGGGKGRCC
- a CDS encoding carbon starvation CstA family protein, coding for MHSIRRHLVWLAVAVLGAFALGTVALTRGESVNALWVVTAAICTYLIAYRYYSLFIAEKVLVLDGNRKTPAHRHNDGLDYVPTDKNVLFGHHFAAIAGAGPLVGPVLAAQMGYLPGLLWVLAGVVFAGAVQDFIILFISTRRDGRSLGDLVKQEMGVVPGMIALFGTFMIMIIILAVLALIVVKALAESPWGTFTVAATIPVALFMGVYLRFIRPGRIGEVSLIGFVLLMLAIFGGQAVSQNPEWAPLFTFDGKALTWMLVGYGFVAASLPVWLLLAPRDYLSTFLKIGTIIALAIGIVFVMPTLQMPAVTQFAQGNGPVWSGSLFPFLFITIACGAVSGFHALISSGTTPKMLDNERHARFIGYGGMLAESFVAVMALVAASCIEPGIYFAMNSPAALVGSTAQQAAQTISSWGFVVTPEMLLQTAKDVGETTILGRAGGAPTLAVGMAHILHQVIGGQAMMAFWYHFAILFEALFILTAVDAGTRAGRFMLQDLLGSFVPALKRTDSLPANLFATALCVAAWGYFLYQGVVDPLGGINTLWPLFGISNQMLAAVALLLGVVVLFRMKRERYAWVAIAPAAWLLACTLTAGWQKIFSPDPKIGFLSHAAKYTEGLANGVLVAPAKTPEAMSRIVFNDRLDAALCALFMFVVLSVLVYSIKACLAARAASRPTAQETPFEPMAASAAR
- a CDS encoding C40 family peptidase yields the protein MPLLLRLLRLLPIGACLLALGCASPRMPPSTGTYSTTPLTAEQSNGVAIHALGLVGTPYRYGGNTPEGGFDCSGLIGYVYKNSAGQAMPRTVARLAGFGRPVAASDIRSGDLVLFGASTPSHAGIYVGAGQFVHAPSTGGEVRLDRLDGVYWSRQPVQVRRL
- a CDS encoding DsrE family protein; the encoded protein is MNTETRDLVVVITHGIDHELSSVGLVIALGGMTSGLKVSIFLTSAGVDLVRRGASDMTHVKPLEPLADMLRDFLSRGGTLWACTPCVKSRGYTQESLLEGVVIAGSSVMHELIKRGAATLSF
- a CDS encoding AraC family transcriptional regulator; translation: MTKMPEVLTQTSPGRSGDMLSDLLESMHVTGMVLFRAEFREPWCVTSVDSGQMAAMLALGSSRVIPFHIIGSGGCRIELPEREPMRLNSGDAVLLPYGGVHRLSGGDATAPVHIGQLLPQPPWAGMPLVEHGGAGGATSVICGFIRCDELLFHPVLRHLPDVLHITPDTTPADHWLATTIRHTVTEASKPQPGWRSMLPRLTELMFVEILRKHMQGLSADEVGWFAAYNDAVVGSALKLLHAAPLEDWNLESLARGVGVSRTVLSERFNHFLDQPPMQYLAHWRLQLAAKHLKSSELPIKIIADHARYESEAAFSRAFKRRFGVPPGDWRRRQAQGLG
- a CDS encoding AraC family transcriptional regulator, coding for MKSAGLKGTVSIELVHEALHAAALRNMDITSVLESAKLDRDLLNAPRARISAAAYSRMWVALADLMDDEFFGLDSHGLRRGSYALMTRAAVSSNNLEHALRRILRFLHATLDDFHGELVRSADEARVVLHDGGVLRRLFGYGTWFILVHGLACWLVHRRIPLREMQFRCPPPGDDSHYRTRFCENVKFNGETTHITFASDLLDLKIAESPDTVDNFLRAAPANLLVKYRNDASTSAQVRNRLRSQLPDAWPELEKLAQELCVSGTTLQRRLQQEGVNYQRVKDDLRRDIAIDLLSSATLTVAEVAARTGFQETSAFHRAFKKWTGVSPGAYRSSRPGRE
- a CDS encoding nitroreductase — encoded protein: MNRMMAPPLGAETLRAAVDWAIATRRSVRAYLPRPVPREEIEAILSTARYSASGMNMQPWHVHVLTGPAKTSLCAAIAALDDDPRLSGELLEPYDYYPREWFSPYLERRRKVGWDLYGLLGIAKGDKQRMHLQHGRNYRFFDAPVGLFFTVDRSLQEGSLLDYGMFLQSVMVAARSRGLHTCPQAAFLKFHRQIGELLEIPTGQMLVCGMSLGYADESSIENSLVTEREPVSSFTTFHNNAKETRA